A stretch of the Halorussus salinus genome encodes the following:
- a CDS encoding KAP family P-loop NTPase fold protein → MIFERFNPWSDDETDESNVAPAMKDQPTTDDELGFDPYVTALEAFLTHDDTDPPLTLSVEGEWGMGKSSFMLQLEERLREHGNLTVQFNPWRHEREDALWAAFALQFFREVSGQIPFYRRWLGHLKLSVRRFRWKMGCLEMIRAGLVGVAIAVVTVLTPVVLVTAGPALLSTLFRAVPALGSVKNVVGPVLGTGGVALSLAGLVTLWLRITEQVVNPIETDLRKYVEKPEYEERVSFIEQFHADFRRILDSYIGDQRVYVFVDDLDRCEIPKAAELMQSINLMIATDPRLVFVVGMDREKVAAGISAKHESLLPYLDMSRLNDDRDTNLEPSGDIAFGYRYLEKFVQIPFLVPRPAPEDVNRLLLERENDGQSTNRLEGLGEATADETDIPEKVLLNKDSEILKEVVGIVAPALKYNPRKVKKFVNLLRLRAIFAWNNGLFDWMADDQYIEGELTIQKLAKFVAISLQWPRLLSELNRDPSLMKDLHNAATGYSSKTELGPRASKWVQRERLMKLLRAGNSPSSENPEQYSLLAVNFDALFQISPRVDRPMETHQRDATEVRFQMLEGFAERARKHDADLLNEGEILNDD, encoded by the coding sequence ATGATATTCGAGCGGTTCAATCCGTGGTCAGACGACGAGACGGACGAATCCAACGTCGCCCCCGCGATGAAAGACCAACCGACGACGGACGACGAGTTGGGATTCGACCCGTACGTAACCGCGCTCGAAGCCTTCCTTACCCACGACGACACCGACCCCCCACTCACGCTCTCGGTCGAAGGCGAGTGGGGAATGGGAAAGTCATCGTTCATGCTACAGTTGGAGGAGCGACTCAGAGAGCACGGCAACCTGACAGTACAATTCAATCCGTGGCGACACGAACGCGAAGATGCCCTGTGGGCGGCATTCGCACTCCAATTCTTTCGAGAGGTTTCGGGGCAAATTCCCTTCTACCGCCGGTGGCTCGGACACCTCAAGCTGTCTGTGCGGCGCTTCCGTTGGAAGATGGGATGTTTAGAGATGATCCGTGCAGGGCTGGTCGGAGTCGCTATCGCGGTCGTTACCGTCCTCACGCCGGTCGTACTCGTGACCGCTGGCCCTGCTCTTCTCAGCACACTCTTCCGAGCTGTCCCCGCCCTCGGGTCGGTCAAGAACGTCGTCGGGCCGGTTCTCGGGACCGGTGGGGTCGCGCTCTCGCTGGCAGGACTCGTTACGCTCTGGCTTCGAATCACCGAGCAGGTCGTCAATCCCATCGAGACAGATCTCCGGAAGTACGTCGAGAAACCGGAGTACGAGGAACGAGTGTCGTTCATCGAACAATTCCACGCCGACTTCCGGCGTATCCTCGACTCGTACATCGGCGACCAGCGCGTGTACGTATTTGTGGACGACCTCGATCGGTGTGAGATTCCGAAAGCCGCCGAGTTGATGCAATCGATAAATCTAATGATAGCGACCGACCCGCGCTTAGTGTTCGTGGTCGGGATGGACCGCGAGAAGGTCGCGGCGGGAATCAGCGCCAAACATGAGAGCCTCTTGCCGTACTTAGATATGTCCCGACTCAACGATGACCGAGACACGAATCTTGAGCCCTCGGGCGACATCGCGTTCGGATATCGATATTTGGAGAAATTCGTCCAGATTCCGTTCTTGGTCCCTCGCCCCGCCCCGGAAGACGTGAACCGACTACTCTTGGAGCGCGAAAACGACGGCCAGTCGACAAACCGACTGGAAGGACTCGGTGAAGCGACCGCAGACGAGACGGATATTCCCGAGAAGGTTCTCCTCAACAAAGACTCGGAGATTCTGAAAGAAGTCGTCGGAATTGTTGCTCCGGCACTGAAGTACAACCCTCGTAAGGTGAAGAAGTTCGTCAACCTCCTCCGACTTCGAGCGATTTTCGCGTGGAACAATGGACTGTTCGACTGGATGGCTGACGACCAGTACATCGAAGGTGAGTTGACGATACAGAAATTGGCGAAATTCGTCGCCATTAGCCTCCAGTGGCCGCGACTCCTCTCGGAACTGAATCGAGACCCGAGCCTGATGAAGGACCTCCACAACGCCGCGACCGGCTATTCCTCTAAGACTGAACTCGGCCCGCGCGCATCCAAATGGGTCCAAAGAGAACGGTTGATGAAACTTCTACGTGCCGGAAACAGTCCGAGCTCCGAAAATCCGGAGCAGTATAGTCTGCTCGCCGTGAACTTTGATGCTCTGTTTCAGATTTCTCCTCGGGTGGATAGGCCGATGGAGACACACCAACGGGACGCCACGGAAGTGCGATTTCAGATGCTTGAAGGGTTCGCGGAACGTGCCCGAAAACACGACGCCGACCTGCTGAACGAAGGCGAAATACTCAATGACGACTGA
- a CDS encoding MFS transporter has protein sequence MSTEASDSTAVPWSSSTVRVVFAATALAPLGVPLLSPALPVVREEFALTDATTSLLVSVYFLTGIVLSPFIGLLADRIGRKRVLVPSLVVFSLAGGAIALAPPFRVVLAVRLVQGTAAAGIFVTTVTLVGDAFEGVQRNAVLGVNTAVLASGAAVSPLLGGYLVTISWNAPFAAYLLGLPVALFAWVALEETAVEETPTRRGATYLRAAASNLARRAAVVPYATALVTEVLLFGTIITAMPFLLVGTYGVSPVFVGGVVTVAEAVSAAVAAANGRIATSLSDERIVAVGYACYGVGLLVAWWAATLPVLVAGVVVFGAGVGLTMPSVDALLSDLVSAEYRAGALSLRNSVTFLGRAVGPILFAGVAVETGYRPLLLAAGVVGFAGVAATLVLSGS, from the coding sequence GTGAGTACCGAAGCCAGCGATTCCACCGCCGTCCCGTGGAGTTCGTCCACGGTCAGAGTCGTCTTCGCGGCGACCGCGCTCGCACCGCTTGGCGTCCCGCTGCTCAGCCCCGCGCTCCCGGTCGTCCGCGAGGAGTTCGCGCTCACGGACGCGACGACCAGTCTCCTCGTCTCCGTGTACTTCCTGACGGGCATCGTCCTCTCGCCGTTCATCGGCCTGCTCGCCGACCGAATCGGGCGCAAGCGCGTCCTCGTCCCCTCGCTGGTCGTCTTCAGCCTCGCTGGCGGCGCAATCGCACTCGCGCCGCCGTTCCGGGTCGTTCTCGCGGTCCGACTCGTGCAGGGCACCGCGGCGGCGGGCATCTTCGTGACCACCGTGACGCTCGTCGGCGACGCCTTCGAGGGCGTCCAGCGCAACGCCGTTCTCGGGGTCAACACCGCGGTTCTCGCGTCCGGCGCGGCGGTCTCCCCGTTACTCGGAGGGTATCTGGTCACCATCTCGTGGAACGCGCCGTTCGCCGCGTACCTCCTCGGACTTCCCGTCGCGCTGTTCGCGTGGGTCGCGCTCGAGGAGACCGCCGTCGAGGAGACCCCGACGAGACGCGGCGCGACCTACCTCCGTGCGGCGGCCAGCAATCTCGCGCGCCGGGCCGCCGTCGTGCCCTACGCGACGGCGCTCGTGACCGAGGTTCTGCTGTTCGGCACGATAATCACCGCGATGCCGTTCCTGCTGGTCGGGACCTACGGCGTCTCGCCCGTCTTCGTCGGCGGCGTCGTCACCGTCGCGGAAGCCGTCTCGGCCGCCGTCGCCGCGGCGAACGGCCGCATCGCTACCTCGTTGTCCGACGAGCGCATCGTCGCGGTCGGCTACGCCTGCTACGGGGTCGGCCTGCTGGTCGCGTGGTGGGCCGCCACGCTTCCGGTACTGGTCGCTGGTGTCGTCGTCTTCGGCGCTGGCGTCGGCCTGACGATGCCCTCGGTGGACGCGCTGTTGAGCGACCTCGTGAGCGCGGAGTACCGCGCCGGAGCCTTGAGCCTCCGCAACAGCGTCACCTTCCTCGGGCGCGCGGTCGGGCCGATTCTGTTCGCCGGAGTCGCGGTCGAGACGGGGTATCGGCCGCTCCTGCTCGCGGCGGGCGTGGTCGGGTTCGCGGGCGTCGCGGCGACGCTCGTCCTGTCCGGCAGTTAG
- a CDS encoding DUF3179 domain-containing protein produces MERTSRRRFVAAAGVALTGLSGCIGGLTAEGVEGESEGGEGGAEENEGRAEQSTTASGERVDGVPLRASALPVEYDFAALREEVLSGGPPKDGIPSIDEPKFRDAGEADSELRPEDVVFGLVRNGEVKAYPQKILVQHEITNDVVGGEPVAVTYCPLTGTAMGFQRGETTFGVSGKLVNNNLVMYDRATDSRWPQVLGTAISGEFEGRSLREFRLVWTTWKRWQAAHPETRVLSTETGYVRNYGQDPYGSYVPNPSGYYVRDSTLFPPLRRDDRLPNKRVVLGARLPGEESRLAFEKPALRAAKLLSASVGDAASLAVYDPRLDTGYVYRNPEDRSFDYADGQAVSSDGRSYDPADLPLDRTYAFDAMWFAWSGFYPSTEVVQ; encoded by the coding sequence ATGGAACGGACTTCGAGACGGCGGTTCGTAGCCGCGGCGGGCGTCGCGCTGACCGGGCTATCGGGGTGTATCGGGGGACTCACCGCGGAGGGAGTCGAGGGGGAGAGCGAAGGCGGGGAGGGAGGAGCCGAGGAGAACGAGGGCCGCGCGGAGCAATCGACCACCGCGTCCGGCGAGCGCGTGGATGGCGTTCCGCTCCGCGCGTCGGCGCTCCCCGTCGAGTACGACTTCGCCGCGCTCCGCGAGGAGGTCCTGTCGGGCGGCCCGCCGAAGGACGGCATCCCGTCGATAGACGAACCGAAGTTCCGGGACGCCGGAGAAGCGGACTCGGAGCTGCGACCCGAGGACGTGGTGTTCGGTCTCGTCCGCAACGGCGAGGTGAAAGCCTACCCCCAGAAGATTCTGGTCCAGCACGAGATAACGAACGACGTAGTGGGCGGCGAACCGGTCGCCGTGACCTACTGCCCGCTGACCGGGACCGCGATGGGGTTCCAACGGGGCGAGACCACCTTCGGCGTGTCGGGCAAACTGGTGAACAACAACCTCGTGATGTACGACCGGGCGACCGACAGTCGGTGGCCACAGGTCCTCGGCACCGCGATTTCCGGCGAGTTCGAGGGTCGGTCGCTACGGGAGTTCCGACTCGTCTGGACCACGTGGAAGCGGTGGCAGGCGGCCCATCCGGAGACGCGGGTCCTCTCGACGGAGACCGGCTACGTCCGCAACTACGGACAGGACCCCTACGGCTCGTACGTCCCGAATCCGTCGGGATACTACGTCCGAGACTCGACGCTGTTCCCGCCGCTCCGGCGCGACGACCGCCTGCCGAACAAGCGGGTCGTCCTCGGCGCGCGGCTTCCGGGGGAAGAATCGCGGCTCGCCTTCGAGAAGCCCGCGCTCCGAGCGGCGAAACTGCTGTCGGCGTCGGTCGGCGACGCCGCGTCCCTCGCGGTCTACGACCCGAGGCTCGACACGGGCTACGTCTATCGGAACCCCGAAGACCGGTCGTTCGACTACGCGGACGGGCAGGCAGTTTCGTCGGACGGCAGGAGCTACGACCCCGCGGACCTCCCACTCGACCGGACGTACGCCTTCGACGCGATGTGGTTCGCGTGGTCGGGGTTCTACCCGAGTACGGAGGTCGTCCAGTAG
- a CDS encoding group I truncated hemoglobin: protein MSGTLYDRLGGEDAIAAVVDSFYDRVLGDERVEHYFEETDVSALRAHQTQFLSSVAGGPVEYDGRDLETAHDHLGIDARDFKIVAHHLDEALAEFDVSEDDRKTVIAAVGELQSAIVSAE from the coding sequence ATGTCCGGGACCCTCTACGACCGCCTCGGCGGCGAAGACGCGATAGCGGCCGTCGTGGACTCGTTTTACGATCGCGTCCTCGGCGACGAGCGAGTCGAACACTACTTCGAGGAGACCGACGTGTCGGCGCTCCGCGCCCACCAGACCCAGTTCCTCTCGTCGGTGGCTGGCGGGCCGGTCGAGTACGACGGCCGGGACCTCGAAACCGCTCACGACCACCTCGGAATCGACGCCCGCGACTTCAAAATCGTCGCCCACCACCTCGACGAGGCGCTGGCCGAGTTCGACGTGTCCGAAGACGACCGGAAGACGGTCATCGCCGCGGTCGGCGAACTCCAGTCGGCAATCGTCTCCGCGGAGTGA
- a CDS encoding response regulator, with the protein MKTGILIVDDSEFMRQRVKSALADDRYRIVAEAPNGAWAIQKYKENADEVDLILMDIVMRKANGLKATAAIKKLDDDVRVIMCTSVGQRQKIQLAARAGADAYITKPFEDEELTEAIDGVVT; encoded by the coding sequence ATGAAGACCGGGATTCTCATCGTGGACGACTCGGAGTTCATGCGCCAGCGGGTCAAGAGCGCGCTGGCCGACGACCGGTACCGAATCGTCGCCGAAGCGCCCAACGGCGCGTGGGCCATCCAGAAGTACAAGGAGAACGCCGACGAGGTGGACCTGATTCTGATGGACATCGTGATGCGGAAGGCCAACGGGCTGAAAGCGACCGCGGCCATCAAGAAACTGGACGACGACGTGCGGGTCATCATGTGTACCAGCGTCGGCCAGCGCCAGAAGATACAGTTGGCGGCGCGGGCCGGGGCGGACGCCTACATCACCAAACCCTTCGAAGACGAGGAGCTAACCGAAGCCATCGACGGGGTGGTGACGTGA
- a CDS encoding ATP-binding protein: MAPTDEAFFREAKSQIRALNDGLLAVERDDAAVAVPELFRVAHSLKGSCHTHGLDDAGDLAHAVEDVLDALRAGEVEPSPDLVDAALDAVDLLEATVRAAAVGGSVNGDADATRAALREALDAARAESPGGTPDEGSSADASEETAESATPDAPAPDLADPDEWDPADDDLSDDVVAALEETTEFDDLDALLDGMDAPDDDDELDGWGMLDDGGVDGAEDQNAPDGPPPEPAESHQSAETHRPTETPDEPSSFFEETKAAVEEDDIESLQADIDAVEFGEFDDEDDYTIEELMALEPDDATDDSSVGPADEASGAEAAAADDSGVSDDSDATGDSDGSDDPVDLPPDLLGLDSDAADDSNEQSADPTAGIESATETDPLAGDAADATETEGIGDPLGLADADPSADDAPTDETVGSDETTETDRTDETHRTDESDETEEPTADESGDAGRSESVPTESDEAADEETETNTFVFGTETEADPGATDEPATDEPETGDRTATDDPADAASGEVSVADGADDESVPDADSVPDADSVPDADTIPDDGAIPDDGAIPDDGSIPDADSTPDADSMPETDLGVDLDADLGAELDADFDADLGDSAGVADDAAGTGMDVSVDDEMAAFESRFGDLLGEETDDEPDEGAVFRSAVTTIEESRLDAERFPTGGRSDRGRAGDEFDRLRAMTVDVDTADELLNVAEELSLTHLRLDEAVGPDTDDAIREEVSNLLRVLTDYRRTVMDVRLMPLETAVETIPRTVRDVARSQGKEVELAVSDADVELDRSIVDRLRDPLVHLARNAVDHGIESPDEREAAGKPRTGTVEISAERVGDEVVVELADDGRGVDPEAVRERAVENGVVSATEAERLSDDETYDLLFEPGFTTAEEVTDVSGRGVGMDVVNRTVADLNGSVAVESEPGYGTTVRLRVPVSIALTEVLFVEVAGQTFGIPMVSVEQITAAPPVEESEGREVVRRSNLELVGGLPEGVEADDAYPVRSLRSALGLAETAGLESESAVPDPQIVWIRHESGRLALRCDRVVASQEVVVRPYGDLLRDVPGVSGATTLGDGEAVNVLDVGTL; this comes from the coding sequence ATGGCACCGACTGACGAGGCGTTCTTCCGCGAGGCCAAGTCCCAGATTCGCGCGCTGAACGACGGTCTGCTGGCGGTCGAGCGCGACGACGCCGCGGTCGCGGTCCCCGAACTCTTCCGGGTCGCCCACTCGCTGAAGGGGTCGTGTCACACGCACGGACTGGACGACGCCGGGGACCTCGCCCACGCCGTCGAGGACGTGCTGGACGCGCTCCGGGCGGGCGAGGTCGAACCCTCTCCCGACCTCGTGGACGCGGCGCTCGACGCCGTGGACCTACTGGAAGCGACGGTCCGGGCGGCCGCGGTCGGCGGGTCGGTCAACGGCGACGCGGACGCGACGCGGGCCGCGCTCCGGGAGGCGCTGGACGCCGCGCGCGCCGAGTCGCCCGGCGGGACGCCCGACGAAGGCTCCTCGGCGGACGCCTCCGAGGAGACCGCGGAGTCCGCGACGCCGGACGCCCCCGCGCCCGACCTCGCCGACCCCGACGAGTGGGACCCCGCGGACGACGACCTGAGCGACGACGTGGTCGCGGCGCTCGAAGAGACCACTGAGTTCGACGACTTGGACGCGCTCCTCGACGGGATGGACGCGCCTGACGACGACGACGAACTCGACGGCTGGGGGATGCTGGACGACGGCGGGGTGGACGGGGCGGAGGACCAAAATGCGCCGGACGGACCTCCCCCCGAACCGGCCGAGAGTCACCAATCTGCCGAGACCCACCGACCGACCGAGACGCCCGACGAACCCTCGTCGTTCTTCGAGGAGACCAAGGCGGCGGTCGAGGAGGACGACATCGAATCGCTACAGGCGGACATCGACGCGGTGGAGTTCGGCGAGTTCGACGACGAGGACGACTACACCATCGAGGAGTTGATGGCGCTCGAACCGGACGACGCCACCGACGACTCGTCGGTCGGGCCAGCGGACGAGGCGTCCGGCGCGGAAGCGGCGGCCGCCGACGACTCGGGAGTCAGCGACGACTCGGACGCTACGGGCGACTCCGATGGGAGCGACGACCCCGTGGACCTGCCGCCGGACCTCCTCGGACTCGACTCGGACGCGGCCGACGACTCCAACGAACAGAGCGCCGACCCGACCGCTGGCATCGAATCGGCCACCGAGACCGACCCGCTCGCTGGCGACGCGGCGGACGCGACCGAGACGGAGGGTATCGGCGATCCGCTCGGACTCGCGGACGCCGACCCGAGTGCCGACGACGCGCCGACCGACGAGACAGTTGGCAGTGACGAGACTACGGAAACCGACAGGACAGACGAGACTCACCGGACAGACGAGAGCGACGAGACCGAGGAGCCGACCGCCGACGAGTCCGGCGACGCAGGACGTTCCGAATCCGTACCCACCGAATCGGACGAAGCGGCCGACGAGGAGACCGAGACCAACACCTTCGTCTTCGGGACCGAGACCGAGGCGGACCCCGGAGCGACCGACGAACCGGCGACCGACGAACCGGAAACCGGCGACCGGACGGCAACCGACGACCCCGCGGACGCCGCATCCGGCGAGGTGTCCGTCGCTGATGGGGCGGACGACGAGTCGGTGCCGGACGCGGATTCGGTGCCGGACGCCGATTCGGTACCGGATGCTGATACGATACCGGACGACGGTGCGATACCGGACGACGGTGCGATACCGGACGACGGTTCGATACCGGACGCCGACTCGACGCCGGACGCCGACTCGATGCCCGAGACCGACCTCGGCGTGGACTTGGACGCCGACCTCGGCGCGGAGTTAGACGCCGACTTCGACGCGGACCTCGGCGACTCGGCCGGGGTCGCGGACGACGCGGCCGGAACCGGGATGGACGTGTCCGTGGACGACGAGATGGCCGCGTTCGAGTCGCGCTTCGGCGACCTCCTCGGCGAGGAGACCGACGACGAACCAGACGAGGGCGCGGTGTTCCGGTCGGCGGTGACGACCATCGAGGAGAGCCGCCTCGACGCCGAGCGGTTCCCGACCGGCGGGCGCTCCGACCGCGGGCGAGCGGGCGACGAGTTCGACCGCTTGCGGGCGATGACCGTGGACGTGGACACCGCCGACGAACTCCTGAACGTCGCCGAGGAGTTGTCGCTGACCCATCTCCGACTGGACGAGGCGGTCGGTCCCGACACCGACGACGCCATCCGCGAGGAGGTCTCGAACCTCCTGCGCGTGCTGACCGACTACCGCCGGACCGTGATGGACGTGCGACTCATGCCCCTCGAAACCGCCGTCGAGACGATTCCGCGGACGGTCCGGGACGTGGCGCGTTCGCAGGGCAAGGAGGTCGAACTGGCGGTCAGCGACGCCGACGTGGAACTCGACCGCTCCATCGTGGACCGCCTGCGCGACCCGCTGGTCCACCTCGCCAGAAACGCGGTGGACCACGGCATCGAGTCGCCCGACGAGCGCGAGGCGGCCGGGAAGCCCCGGACCGGCACGGTCGAGATTTCGGCCGAGCGCGTCGGCGACGAGGTGGTCGTGGAGTTGGCCGACGACGGCCGGGGCGTGGACCCCGAGGCGGTCCGCGAGCGGGCCGTCGAGAACGGCGTGGTCTCGGCGACCGAGGCCGAGCGACTGTCCGACGACGAGACCTACGACCTCCTCTTCGAACCGGGCTTCACGACCGCCGAGGAGGTGACCGACGTGAGCGGTCGCGGCGTCGGGATGGACGTGGTGAACCGGACCGTCGCGGACCTCAACGGCTCGGTTGCCGTCGAGAGCGAACCGGGCTACGGGACCACGGTCCGCCTTCGCGTACCCGTCTCCATCGCGCTCACCGAAGTCCTGTTCGTGGAGGTCGCGGGCCAGACGTTCGGGATTCCGATGGTTTCGGTCGAGCAGATTACCGCCGCGCCGCCGGTCGAGGAGAGCGAGGGCCGCGAGGTGGTCCGCCGGTCGAACCTCGAATTGGTGGGCGGACTGCCGGAGGGCGTCGAGGCCGACGACGCCTACCCGGTCCGGAGCCTCCGGAGCGCGCTCGGACTCGCCGAGACCGCCGGACTGGAGTCCGAAAGCGCCGTCCCGGACCCCCAAATCGTCTGGATTCGCCACGAGTCGGGCCGACTCGCGCTCCGGTGTGACCGCGTGGTCGCCTCCCAAGAGGTCGTGGTCCGGCCCTACGGCGACCTGTTGCGGGACGTGCCCGGCGTCAGCGGCGCGACGACGCTCGGCGACGGCGAGGCGGTCAACGTGCTGGACGTGGGAACGCTATGA
- a CDS encoding chemotaxis protein CheC — MKLDVDTLGTFYEMAREGAGLAANRLSSMTDIPARVNVTHLNFTRDASIARDLTDTGWVGIRVGLSDGFGGTSLLLFDRESASTISSAVVEDIPTVEEGTLRDSTLTEIAQIMNNGFVDGWANVLDANIDVSAPTYVAADHPDEFLDDETLALGGRESGGSGRSGESGGFGRSSESGGFGRSGGSEADESETEDDLAVLFRNNLEAVGEELAFRHYLVPDTETVQRLFRARTEERAIEFEKLVGFDRIAQRGAAQVAANLTQMTGIEMDVDIRRINFISLDAIPSEVSTERKVGVAFSFAGMPSGYLLFLFGEESARRLAGRSAETGTAPGLGEFERDAIQELSNVMASGMLDGWANLLDTTIDHSTPAYAHDMGAAVVDPLVVGLGESQEFAFVFDTRIEAVDTEVDLDIYVIPDEEDLREALGAFDMGRVADTQPEADTDISDAEMDLEYWESL; from the coding sequence ATGAAACTCGACGTGGACACCCTCGGCACGTTCTACGAGATGGCCCGCGAGGGGGCCGGACTGGCGGCGAACCGGCTGAGTTCGATGACCGACATTCCGGCGCGGGTCAACGTCACGCACCTCAACTTCACCCGCGACGCCTCCATCGCCCGCGACCTGACCGACACCGGGTGGGTCGGCATCCGGGTCGGTCTCTCGGACGGGTTCGGCGGGACCTCCCTGCTCCTGTTCGACCGGGAGAGCGCCTCTACCATCTCCTCGGCGGTCGTCGAGGACATTCCGACCGTCGAGGAGGGAACGCTACGGGACAGCACCCTGACCGAAATCGCCCAAATCATGAACAACGGGTTCGTGGACGGGTGGGCGAACGTGCTGGACGCGAACATCGACGTGTCGGCCCCGACCTACGTCGCCGCCGACCACCCCGACGAGTTTCTGGACGACGAGACGCTGGCGCTCGGCGGTCGGGAGAGTGGTGGGTCCGGCAGGTCCGGCGAGTCCGGCGGGTTCGGCAGGTCCAGCGAGTCCGGCGGGTTCGGCAGGTCCGGCGGGTCCGAGGCGGACGAGAGCGAGACGGAAGACGACCTCGCGGTCCTGTTCCGGAACAACCTCGAAGCGGTCGGCGAAGAACTGGCGTTCCGCCACTACCTCGTGCCCGACACCGAGACGGTCCAGCGTCTGTTTCGAGCGCGGACCGAGGAGCGCGCCATCGAGTTCGAGAAGTTGGTCGGGTTCGACCGCATCGCCCAGCGCGGCGCGGCGCAGGTGGCGGCCAACCTGACCCAGATGACCGGCATCGAGATGGACGTGGACATCCGGCGCATCAACTTCATCTCGCTCGACGCGATTCCGAGTGAGGTTTCGACCGAGCGGAAGGTCGGCGTCGCGTTCAGTTTCGCCGGGATGCCCAGCGGCTACCTCCTCTTTCTGTTCGGCGAGGAGTCCGCCCGGCGACTGGCGGGCCGGAGCGCGGAGACCGGGACCGCGCCGGGTCTCGGGGAGTTCGAGCGCGACGCGATTCAGGAACTGTCGAACGTGATGGCCAGCGGGATGCTCGACGGGTGGGCGAACCTGCTGGACACGACCATCGACCACTCGACGCCAGCCTACGCCCACGACATGGGCGCGGCGGTAGTGGACCCCCTCGTGGTCGGTCTCGGCGAGTCTCAGGAGTTCGCGTTCGTCTTCGACACCCGAATCGAGGCGGTCGATACCGAGGTGGACCTCGACATCTACGTGATTCCGGACGAGGAGGACCTCCGCGAGGCGCTCGGCGCGTTCGACATGGGCCGGGTGGCCGACACCCAACCCGAGGCCGACACCGACATCTCGGACGCCGAGATGGACTTGGAGTACTGGGAATCGCTCTGA
- a CDS encoding heme NO-binding domain-containing protein — protein MSALHGIVLKGLKDFVTTEYDREAWHAIQDAAGVGGKVYVPVTEYDDADVLSLVDAASEATGEEVPALLDSFGQFLVPALVETYGVHVGSDWTGLELIANVETYIHEALRAKQLSTYTPPALSAEWVGDETVKVTYTSERELCPLAKGLLTGIGDYYDEEFAVEEPTCMRDGDDRCELLVSGPGEA, from the coding sequence GTGTCAGCTTTGCACGGTATCGTGCTGAAAGGACTCAAGGACTTCGTGACGACGGAGTACGACCGCGAGGCGTGGCACGCGATTCAGGACGCCGCCGGAGTCGGCGGGAAAGTCTACGTCCCCGTGACCGAGTACGACGACGCCGACGTGTTGAGTCTGGTCGATGCGGCCTCGGAAGCGACCGGCGAGGAGGTCCCGGCCCTCCTCGATTCGTTCGGGCAGTTTCTGGTCCCGGCGCTGGTCGAGACCTACGGCGTCCACGTCGGGAGCGACTGGACCGGCCTCGAACTGATAGCCAACGTCGAGACGTACATTCACGAGGCCCTGCGCGCCAAGCAACTCTCGACGTACACGCCGCCCGCACTCTCCGCGGAGTGGGTCGGCGACGAGACGGTGAAGGTCACGTACACCTCCGAGCGGGAACTCTGCCCGCTCGCCAAGGGCCTGCTGACCGGTATCGGCGACTACTACGACGAGGAGTTCGCCGTCGAGGAACCGACGTGTATGCGCGACGGCGACGACCGGTGCGAACTCCTCGTCAGCGGTCCGGGCGAGGCGTGA
- a CDS encoding heme NO-binding domain-containing protein has protein sequence MHGIIFKSLKDFVVRDHGHETWDTVRHAADLDGRVYLPIDTYDDGELVRLVEAIGDETGTAIPDLLEEFGRFAAGQLLATYGNVVADDWTTLDVVANAEENIHTVLRAHNPDLDPPELDCRREETDDGERQVRVRYRSPRRLCFVAKGIVRGVADHYDEEVRVAEPTCTHREGNHCELVVSR, from the coding sequence ATGCACGGCATCATCTTCAAATCGCTGAAAGACTTCGTGGTGCGCGACCACGGCCACGAGACGTGGGATACCGTCCGTCACGCGGCGGACCTCGACGGGCGGGTGTACCTGCCCATCGACACCTACGACGACGGCGAGTTGGTTCGACTCGTGGAGGCCATCGGCGACGAGACGGGGACCGCGATTCCCGACCTGCTGGAGGAGTTCGGCCGGTTCGCCGCGGGGCAACTCCTCGCCACCTACGGCAACGTCGTCGCCGACGACTGGACGACGCTGGACGTGGTGGCGAACGCCGAGGAGAACATTCACACCGTCCTTCGGGCGCACAACCCCGACCTCGACCCGCCGGAGTTGGACTGTCGCCGCGAGGAGACCGACGACGGCGAGCGGCAGGTGCGGGTGCGCTACCGGTCGCCGCGTCGCCTCTGCTTCGTGGCGAAGGGCATCGTCCGCGGCGTGGCCGACCACTACGACGAGGAGGTTCGGGTGGCCGAACCGACCTGCACGCACCGCGAGGGCAACCACTGCGAACTGGTCGTCTCCCGATAG